DNA from Evansella sp. LMS18:
TGGATGAAATAATTAAAGAGCATGATGTGGAAACTATTGTAGTAGGACTGCCTAAAAACATGAATGGAACGATTGGTCCAAGCGGGGAAATGTGCCAGGAATTCGCGGAAAAGATTAAGGACAGAACAAATTTAAAAACAGAATTATGGGATGAACGTTTAACAACTGTCTCAGCGGAAAAAATGTTAATAGCTGCAGATGTGAGCCGGAAGAAGAGGAAAAAAGTTATTGATAAAATGGCTGCAGTAATGATTCTTCAGGGATATCTCGACCGGCATCAGTAAAGCTTGTTTGTAAATTGAAAGGAGGCAGTACAAATGTCCGATTATAAAATGAACCTACCTCAAGGTGATGAAGACCGCATTATCGTCCCGGATGAAAATGGCGATGAACATTTATTTGAAATTCTTTTCACTTTCGATGTGGACTCAACTGGCAGCTCATACATGGTTT
Protein-coding regions in this window:
- the ruvX gene encoding Holliday junction resolvase RuvX, coding for MKVLGLDVGTRTIGVAVSDAMGWTAQGLETIKRAEGNEEKDFLRLDEIIKEHDVETIVVGLPKNMNGTIGPSGEMCQEFAEKIKDRTNLKTELWDERLTTVSAEKMLIAADVSRKKRKKVIDKMAAVMILQGYLDRHQ